The genomic window AACGCGATCGTTAAAAATCTCGTCAGTTTCATTTTCTTCAGCAAGTAAACTGGTAATTGCAATCACCGCTTCTACCCCCGCATCGCTTACTTCTTTCACAAAATCGGCCTGTTCGGAAATAGCGCCACCAAAAGTTCCGGTGGCTACCACTGGTACGGCACCGTTAACAACTTTGATCACATGTTTTATGGCCTGAATCCGTTCTTTGCCACTCAATTCGAACATTTCGCTCGACAGACAATTGGCAAATAAACCTGATGATCCGGCCTGTAAATAAATCTCAGTCAGTTGTGTAAGGGCTGGATAATCGATGTTCCCGTTGCTTAAAAAGGGCGTAAGCATTACCGGGATGAACCCTTTTTGTGAGTTTTCCATTATATTCTGATATGGTAAATTGTTCTATATAATTGCCTGATCAAACCAGAATGGTTTTAATGGGCTGTGTTAGTCTTTTTATTTTTAATTTTCGTGGGGAAAAGTCCTGCTAAAAAAATGGTTAAAGTGCCGATTACGATAATCATGTTTTTATGTAAAGGATTTCTAAAAACTTCATATTCTGGAGGAAGAAGAGAAGAAAATGTCATCCATATAATTACGGCAATGCCGATTATTGTTGCTGTTATGGCTTCATGGTTTTTAGTTTGCCTGCTGATGATACCCAAAAGGAATAGCCCCAGCATTCCTGCAGCAAAAATCCCTGATAATTCCCACCAGACATCTAAAATACTTTTTACGCCAATCATGGCAATACCAGCAATCATACCCAATAAACCAAAGCCAACGGTGGCTAAGTGTAACAGTGATAAATTCTGTTTTTCGGTAATACCAGGCTTGAAATATCTTTTGTAAATATCAACCGAAAACACCGTTGCTGAAGCATTCATTCCCGAGCTTATGGTACTCATTGCAGCTGATAAAATGGCAGATACAATTAAACCAACCAAACCTATCGGAATTTTAGTGACCATAAAATGTGGCATAATTTTATCACCATAATCTGATGGCTGTAATGCATGCTGCACCTTTAACACCTCTGCTGCCGAAGCATGCAAAGGCAAACGCTCTATAGCCACCTGGTGTTTTATCGACTGCACCAATTCTGGATTGATTTCATAATAGGCATACAAGCAAGATCCTATAATAAAAAAGAGTAATGATGCAGGAATATATAACCACACACACAACCAGATCGATTTCGAAGCCGCTTTACTTGATGATGCCGTATGGTAACGCTGGATATAGTTTTGATCCATTCCGAAGTTATTCAGGTTGATAAAAAAACCATAAAGCAAAACCACCCAAAACGATGATCCTACAAAATCGAGCCTGAAACTGCCCAAACTAAACTTATTGGCCGATTGTCCGATTTCTACAATCTTCGAAACTCCTCCCGGCATATTCGAA from Flavobacterium sp. W4I14 includes these protein-coding regions:
- a CDS encoding SSS family solute:Na+ symporter (product_source=KO:K03307; cog=COG0591; ko=KO:K03307; pfam=PF00474; tigrfam=TIGR00813; transmembrane_helix_parts=Outside_1_3,TMhelix_4_26,Inside_27_38,TMhelix_39_61,Outside_62_75,TMhelix_76_98,Inside_99_118,TMhelix_119_141,Outside_142_155,TMhelix_156_178,Inside_179_190,TMhelix_191_213,Outside_214_227,TMhelix_228_250,Inside_251_270,TMhelix_271_293,Outside_294_342,TMhelix_343_365,Inside_366_398,TMhelix_399_421,Outside_422_430,TMhelix_431_450,Inside_451_456,TMhelix_457_479,Outside_480_493,TMhelix_494_511,Inside_512_522), which produces MKGLPVVDLAIIFIYLVGMILVGVYFSRKNKNSEQFTKASGLIPGWAIGLSIYATFLSSNTFLGVPGKAFGSNWNAFVFSISMPLAAWIASKYFVPFYRNTGEISAYTHLEKRFGAWARVYAVLCFLLTQLARMGSIFFGIALSLQALTGYSMQMIMIVMGICIIVYTVLGGIEAVIWTEVVQAVVKTFGALLILYLIISNMPGGVSKIVEIGQSANKFSLGSFRLDFVGSSFWVVLLYGFFINLNNFGMDQNYIQRYHTASSSKAASKSIWLCVWLYIPASLLFFIIGSCLYAYYEINPELVQSIKHQVAIERLPLHASAAEVLKVQHALQPSDYGDKIMPHFMVTKIPIGLVGLIVSAILSAAMSTISSGMNASATVFSVDIYKRYFKPGITEKQNLSLLHLATVGFGLLGMIAGIAMIGVKSILDVWWELSGIFAAGMLGLFLLGIISRQTKNHEAITATIIGIAVIIWMTFSSLLPPEYEVFRNPLHKNMIIVIGTLTIFLAGLFPTKIKNKKTNTAH